A genome region from candidate division KSB1 bacterium includes the following:
- a CDS encoding M20/M25/M40 family metallo-hydrolase codes for MTDLRRSRSRTQNVVAMLPGADPELKDEVVILGAHYDHLGMGGAGSSSREPDTLAVHNGADDNASGVAALLELAEAAAAQSEPFSRSLLFIAFGAEEMGVLGSSYFVKNPLVELDQVSVMMNFDMIGRLDSSRGLTVYGTGTAANLESQLDRLIAGRRATHFNPEGLGPSDHAAFYAKDIPVLQFFTGTHDDYHTSRDDLGLLNIDGETDIVRMVYELVQQVAGNTPKLAFQQAGPQSRPSGRGRLRVTLGFMPDHAAADVDGLRIQAVTPGRPAQQAGLQNGDIITGMNGNPIHNIYEYMHRLSRCKPGQRVSVKVNRDGEERIFIVDL; via the coding sequence GTGACCGATCTGCGCCGCAGCCGCAGCCGCACGCAGAATGTGGTCGCTATGCTGCCGGGGGCGGATCCTGAGCTCAAAGACGAGGTTGTCATTCTGGGCGCGCATTACGATCATCTGGGTATGGGCGGCGCCGGCAGCAGTTCGCGTGAACCGGACACTCTGGCCGTGCACAACGGCGCCGACGACAATGCCTCCGGCGTGGCGGCGCTGCTGGAACTGGCCGAGGCAGCCGCGGCACAGTCCGAGCCGTTCAGCCGCAGTCTGCTGTTCATTGCATTCGGCGCTGAAGAAATGGGCGTGCTTGGATCCAGTTACTTTGTAAAAAATCCCCTGGTGGAATTGGATCAGGTGTCGGTGATGATGAATTTTGACATGATCGGTCGACTGGATTCGTCGCGCGGCTTGACGGTCTATGGAACCGGGACGGCTGCAAATCTGGAATCCCAATTAGACCGGCTGATTGCCGGCCGCCGGGCAACGCATTTCAATCCCGAAGGTCTGGGCCCTTCGGATCACGCGGCGTTTTACGCAAAGGACATTCCGGTGCTGCAGTTTTTCACCGGCACGCATGACGATTATCATACCTCGCGCGATGATCTGGGTCTTTTGAATATCGACGGAGAAACCGACATTGTACGGATGGTTTACGAGCTTGTGCAGCAGGTCGCCGGGAATACGCCCAAACTCGCGTTTCAACAGGCCGGGCCCCAATCGCGGCCCTCGGGCCGCGGGCGTTTGCGCGTGACGCTGGGGTTCATGCCGGATCACGCCGCAGCCGATGTGGACGGACTGCGCATACAGGCAGTCACACCCGGTCGACCGGCGCAGCAGGCCGGACTGCAGAACGGCGATATCATCACCGGTATGAACGGCAACCCCATCCACAATATTTATGAATACATGCACCGCCTGAGCCGCTGCAAACCGGGACAGCGGGTGAGCGTCAAGGTCAATCGCGACGGGGAAGAACGGATTTTTATTGTGGATTTGTGA
- a CDS encoding HAD-IIIA family hydrolase produces MENSKKLNSFHSRVRGARPAVFLDRDGTLIEDHGFLHDPAQVEFFPDTVAALRCLLPYFDLFIVTNQSGVGKGLISLTDVERINTHVTRYLEEHGILLQETYVCPHDRSENCECIKPKPFFLQKAADDYGIDLSRSWTIGDHPHDVEFGINAGADGIYVLTGHGEKHRRELDGNTIVVNGIKEAVAYILDKKKTLAASK; encoded by the coding sequence ATGGAAAATAGCAAAAAATTAAATTCATTTCATTCACGTGTCAGGGGCGCTCGCCCCGCTGTCTTTCTCGACCGCGACGGCACACTGATCGAGGATCATGGATTCCTGCACGACCCGGCACAGGTGGAATTCTTCCCGGACACGGTTGCGGCGCTCCGGTGTCTGCTTCCGTACTTTGACCTGTTCATCGTCACCAATCAGTCCGGGGTAGGCAAAGGACTGATTTCGCTGACCGATGTGGAGCGTATCAATACCCATGTGACTCGATATCTGGAAGAACACGGCATTCTGCTCCAAGAAACTTATGTGTGTCCGCACGACCGCTCTGAGAACTGTGAGTGCATCAAACCCAAACCGTTTTTTCTGCAGAAAGCGGCGGATGATTACGGCATTGATCTGTCGCGTTCCTGGACCATCGGCGATCATCCGCACGATGTAGAGTTCGGCATCAATGCCGGCGCTGACGGGATTTATGTACTGACCGGACACGGCGAGAAACATCGGCGGGAACTGGACGGGAATACGATTGTGGTGAACGGGATTAAAGAGGCGGTGGCGTATATTCTGGATAAAAAGAAGACTCTTGCTGCATCAAAATAA
- a CDS encoding flavodoxin domain-containing protein, with amino-acid sequence MKTKILVAYATKYGSTKEIAEKIGEVLQQAGLNAEVRDVKQVEALPVCDAVVLGSAAYIGSWRKSAAKFLKANEDVLKDKPVWLFSSGPTGEGDPVQLAQNWQFPKKLQPVADRIGPRDIALFHGNADAEKLTGFHKWMMNKVDAPLGDYRDWQRIGSWAKEIVDDLKGRRSKTG; translated from the coding sequence ATGAAGACAAAGATTCTGGTAGCCTATGCCACAAAGTATGGGTCCACAAAAGAAATTGCTGAAAAAATCGGCGAGGTGCTGCAACAGGCCGGTTTAAATGCAGAGGTTAGGGATGTGAAACAGGTTGAGGCTCTGCCGGTGTGCGATGCGGTGGTGCTGGGCAGCGCCGCGTACATCGGCAGCTGGCGCAAAAGCGCGGCCAAATTTCTAAAAGCAAATGAGGATGTTCTCAAAGATAAACCGGTGTGGCTGTTTTCCAGCGGTCCTACGGGCGAGGGTGATCCGGTGCAGCTGGCCCAAAACTGGCAATTTCCGAAAAAACTGCAGCCTGTCGCCGACCGTATCGGGCCGCGCGATATTGCCCTGTTTCACGGCAACGCGGATGCGGAGAAACTCACCGGTTTTCACAAATGGATGATGAACAAAGTCGATGCGCCGCTGGGAGATTACCGCGACTGGCAGAGGATCGGGTCATGGGCAAAAGAAATCGTAGATGATTTGAAAGGCCGGCGCTCTAAAACCGGATAA
- a CDS encoding family 43 glycosylhydrolase: protein MKLNSYFKTGLSIIMLLLGVGSVFSQNPIVPPGVYIADPSAHVWPDGKLYIYGSLDESPDDYCSHRHHVMVTGDLKSWDILKNRFASAGENDEVPYNDSRLYAPDCMHHDGTYYLYYCQPDPDAEGVATSPDPAGPFKDGQPIDTHGHNQIDPSVFIDDDGQAYYMWGQFTLKMAKLAPNMKELDPASVRDSVLTESGHYFHEGAYLAKRNGIYYMVYADLSRADMPTCIGYATSRFPMGPYTYGGVIVDNDQCNPGNWNNHGSIAEFKDQWIVFYHRSTHGSKMMRKACAEPITFNADGSIPEVEMTSQGLGEPLPAVERIDAERACLLQGNVRIRLFESGNEELGAIQHDDKAVFKYIDFGSGVSKVHIRVAPGHCGGTLQLKADMPWGPMLASVPIPQAESQKTCTTLTHDVKSISGVHALWLQFYSDDANPDWNMAVDWLRFESHK, encoded by the coding sequence ATGAAATTGAATTCATATTTCAAAACAGGGTTATCAATCATAATGTTGTTGCTGGGAGTGGGATCGGTTTTCTCACAAAATCCCATCGTGCCCCCGGGTGTGTATATCGCCGATCCCAGCGCGCATGTGTGGCCGGACGGCAAGTTGTATATCTATGGCTCCCTGGACGAAAGTCCGGATGATTACTGCTCGCACCGGCATCACGTCATGGTGACCGGGGATTTAAAATCATGGGACATTCTGAAAAACCGCTTTGCCTCGGCGGGCGAAAATGACGAGGTGCCGTATAACGATTCGCGGCTGTACGCACCGGACTGCATGCATCACGACGGCACCTACTATCTGTACTATTGTCAGCCGGATCCGGACGCCGAGGGCGTGGCCACGTCGCCGGATCCCGCCGGACCGTTCAAAGACGGTCAGCCGATCGATACGCACGGTCACAATCAGATCGATCCATCGGTGTTTATTGATGACGACGGTCAGGCATACTATATGTGGGGACAGTTTACCCTGAAAATGGCCAAACTCGCGCCGAACATGAAAGAGCTGGACCCGGCCAGCGTACGCGACAGCGTGCTCACGGAATCCGGACACTATTTCCACGAAGGCGCCTACCTGGCCAAACGCAACGGCATATATTATATGGTGTACGCCGACTTGAGCCGCGCGGATATGCCCACCTGTATCGGATACGCCACCAGCCGCTTCCCCATGGGTCCCTATACCTACGGCGGGGTGATCGTGGACAATGATCAATGCAACCCGGGCAACTGGAACAATCACGGTTCTATTGCCGAATTCAAAGATCAATGGATTGTCTTTTATCACCGCTCCACGCACGGCTCAAAAATGATGCGCAAAGCCTGCGCCGAGCCGATCACATTCAATGCGGACGGCAGCATTCCGGAAGTTGAAATGACGTCGCAGGGCCTGGGCGAGCCGCTCCCCGCTGTCGAGCGCATTGACGCGGAACGCGCCTGCCTCCTGCAGGGCAATGTGCGCATCCGGCTGTTCGAGTCCGGCAATGAAGAACTGGGCGCCATTCAGCATGACGATAAAGCGGTGTTCAAGTATATCGATTTCGGCAGCGGCGTCAGCAAAGTGCATATCCGCGTGGCGCCGGGACACTGCGGCGGCACGCTGCAGCTGAAAGCGGATATGCCCTGGGGACCGATGCTGGCGTCTGTTCCCATTCCCCAAGCTGAGAGCCAAAAAACATGCACCACCCTGACGCATGATGTCAAATCCATATCCGGTGTGCACGCCTTGTGGCTGCAGTTTTACAGCGATGACGCCAATCCGGACTGGAATATGGCTGTCGACTGGCTGCGGTTTGAATCACACAAATAA
- a CDS encoding PQQ-dependent sugar dehydrogenase — protein MNSLKTVFSALFILFVFFSGIIPAAAQEITLPDGFKATIFADNVGRARQIIVNDNGDVYIMLREPNNGGGVVALRDADKDGQADEIEYFAPFAGTGIDIYQGYLYVAPDTAVYRYKLTPGELLPQSQPEPVITGLQEQRQHAAKPITFDKDGHLYLNIGGPSNACQESMRSLHSPGLDPCPQLKKHAGIWQFDANKLNQTLENDSEQYCTGIRHCVAVDYNHSADKLYAVMHGRDQLNTLWPRYYDDQDNAELPAEEFLLIEKGDDFGWPYCYYDGRQDKKVLAPEYGGDGEKIGRCADAKDPIMAFPAHWAPNDLIFYTGDQFPKTYKNGAFVAFHGSWNRAPKPQQGYKVVFVPFDGAYPAGDWQVFADNFARTEKIISTRDAEYRPMGLAQGPDGELYITDSQKGRVWKVTYKE, from the coding sequence ATGAATTCGCTAAAAACAGTTTTTTCAGCATTATTTATTCTTTTTGTTTTTTTCAGCGGCATTATTCCGGCAGCCGCTCAGGAGATCACGCTGCCGGACGGATTCAAAGCCACAATATTTGCAGATAATGTGGGTCGTGCCCGGCAAATTATCGTCAATGACAACGGCGATGTCTATATTATGCTGCGCGAACCCAACAACGGCGGCGGTGTCGTGGCCTTGCGGGATGCGGACAAGGACGGACAGGCGGACGAGATCGAATATTTCGCGCCGTTCGCCGGCACCGGCATTGATATTTATCAGGGCTATCTGTATGTGGCGCCGGATACCGCCGTGTATCGTTACAAACTCACACCCGGCGAACTGCTCCCGCAATCGCAGCCCGAACCCGTGATTACCGGTCTGCAGGAGCAGCGCCAGCACGCCGCCAAGCCCATCACCTTTGACAAAGACGGTCATCTGTATCTGAACATCGGCGGTCCTTCGAACGCCTGTCAGGAGAGCATGCGTTCGCTGCACTCACCCGGACTTGATCCGTGTCCGCAGTTAAAAAAACACGCCGGCATCTGGCAGTTCGACGCAAACAAACTGAACCAGACTCTGGAAAACGACTCGGAACAGTACTGCACCGGCATCCGCCACTGTGTGGCTGTGGATTACAATCACAGCGCAGACAAACTGTACGCGGTCATGCACGGCCGCGATCAGCTGAACACCCTGTGGCCGCGCTATTACGATGACCAGGACAATGCGGAACTGCCGGCAGAAGAGTTTCTGCTCATCGAAAAAGGCGATGATTTCGGCTGGCCGTACTGTTATTATGACGGACGCCAGGACAAAAAAGTGCTGGCCCCGGAATACGGCGGCGACGGCGAGAAAATCGGGCGCTGCGCCGATGCCAAAGACCCGATCATGGCCTTTCCGGCGCACTGGGCGCCCAATGATCTGATCTTTTACACCGGCGATCAGTTTCCAAAAACGTACAAAAACGGCGCGTTCGTGGCCTTTCACGGCTCCTGGAACCGCGCCCCCAAACCGCAGCAGGGTTACAAGGTGGTGTTTGTGCCCTTTGACGGCGCCTACCCGGCCGGTGACTGGCAGGTGTTTGCCGATAATTTCGCGCGCACGGAAAAAATCATCAGCACCCGCGACGCTGAATATCGTCCCATGGGACTGGCCCAGGGCCCGGACGGCGAGCTGTACATCACCGACTCGCAAAAAGGCCGGGTGTGGAAGGTGACGTACAAAGAGTAG
- a CDS encoding SUMF1/EgtB/PvdO family nonheme iron enzyme produces the protein MYNRFSLNRVLKVRTLILTPFIAGLLTLSCDIFQPKDQPSVLVLNVQGAQKTSLAKSLKQIETTHCTVKRDGNTVYSSSLPHESGRFTAEIELDPGSGYSVLLLGRTNGLTVAQTSQTGISLSEGQTRTLNLTWQRFKVQLVTPEDGVTAGYSPQLTWNACPGAQQYALQLDDGANFSSTIVDKILETETNYTLSDSLANGKYFWRVRAKDSRGTWREWSKVWQFEVGVEYLNVSRTSLSLSSASNSQSGFGIESNVSWTVSDDASWLSVSPGSGSDDGTVTVTATSDNPSTESRSAMVTVNGDGVGSKTITVTQSGADAYLTVSTTSLSLSSSSNSQAGFDIESNVSWTVSDDASWLSVSPGSGSDDATVTVTATSANPSTGSRSATVTVSGDGVGSKTITVTQSGADAYLTVSPTSLSLSSSSDSQSGFDIESNVNWTVSDDASWLSVSPGSGSDDATVTVTATSANSSTGSRSATVTVSGDGVSSRTVTVTQSGSSSPISIEWVPVPGGSFQMGSNSSEAYSDEQPVHTVTLSDFKISKYEVTNAQYAAFLNDQGVSSDGSASGTEYIDMNASYCQIDYGGGQFVVESGKDNYPVIGVTWYGAKAFCEWAGGRLPTEAEWEYAARGGPQSRGYTYAGGNTIDAVAWYDGNSGGHTHPVGGKRANELGLYDMSGNVWEWCADWKGNYSSSSQTNPTGPSSGSYRVRRGGGWNDDARYCRVAYRYVSVPGGSRNVLGFRPVQDGD, from the coding sequence ATGTACAATAGATTTTCATTGAATCGTGTTTTAAAAGTGCGAACCCTGATTTTAACGCCTTTCATCGCTGGTTTACTGACGCTGAGCTGTGATATTTTCCAGCCCAAAGACCAGCCGTCCGTGTTGGTGCTGAATGTGCAGGGTGCACAAAAGACCTCTTTGGCCAAATCCCTCAAGCAGATCGAGACCACCCACTGCACGGTGAAACGCGATGGCAATACGGTTTATAGCAGCAGCCTGCCGCACGAGTCCGGCCGATTCACGGCAGAAATTGAACTGGACCCGGGGTCCGGTTACAGTGTGCTGCTGCTCGGCCGCACGAATGGCCTGACCGTGGCGCAAACCTCGCAGACCGGTATTAGCCTGTCCGAGGGGCAAACCCGCACGTTGAACCTCACCTGGCAGCGCTTCAAGGTCCAGTTGGTGACACCGGAAGACGGAGTGACTGCTGGTTACAGCCCGCAATTGACCTGGAACGCCTGTCCCGGCGCCCAGCAGTACGCATTGCAGTTGGATGACGGCGCAAATTTTTCCAGTACGATAGTGGATAAAATATTGGAGACTGAAACCAATTATACCCTTTCTGATTCTCTGGCCAACGGGAAATATTTTTGGCGGGTGCGCGCCAAAGACAGCCGCGGGACCTGGAGAGAGTGGTCAAAAGTGTGGCAGTTTGAGGTAGGGGTTGAATATTTGAATGTGTCCCGCACCAGTCTGAGTTTGTCCTCTGCTTCGAACAGCCAGTCCGGTTTTGGCATTGAATCCAATGTGAGCTGGACGGTGAGCGATGATGCCTCGTGGCTGAGTGTGTCACCGGGCAGCGGGTCAGACGATGGTACGGTCACAGTGACGGCCACCAGCGACAATCCATCAACGGAGAGCCGCAGCGCGATGGTGACGGTGAACGGAGATGGCGTGGGATCAAAAACGATCACGGTCACCCAGTCGGGCGCGGATGCGTATCTGACCGTTTCCACAACCAGTCTGAGCCTGTCCTCATCTTCGAATAGCCAGGCCGGTTTTGACATTGAATCCAATGTGAGCTGGACGGTGAGCGATGATGCCTCGTGGCTGAGTGTGTCACCGGGCAGCGGGTCTGATGATGCTACCGTGACGGTGACCGCGACCAGCGCCAATCCATCGACGGGCAGTCGAAGCGCTACGGTGACGGTGAGCGGGGATGGTGTGGGATCAAAAACGATCACGGTCACCCAGTCGGGCGCGGATGCGTATCTGACCGTTTCCCCAACCAGCCTGAGCCTGTCCTCATCTTCGGACAGCCAGTCCGGTTTTGACATTGAATCCAATGTGAACTGGACGGTGAGCGATGATGCCTCGTGGCTGAGTGTGTCACCGGGCAGCGGGTCTGATGATGCTACCGTGACGGTGACCGCCACCAGCGCCAATTCTTCGACGGGTAGTCGAAGCGCTACGGTGACGGTGAGCGGGGATGGTGTGAGTTCCCGGACTGTTACGGTTACCCAGTCCGGATCGTCGTCTCCTATATCTATCGAATGGGTCCCTGTTCCGGGCGGCAGTTTCCAGATGGGCAGCAACAGCAGTGAGGCGTACAGTGACGAACAACCGGTACATACGGTGACGCTGAGTGATTTCAAGATCAGCAAGTACGAGGTCACCAATGCGCAATACGCGGCGTTTTTGAATGACCAGGGTGTATCATCGGACGGCAGTGCATCGGGCACAGAATATATAGACATGAATGCTTCGTATTGCCAGATTGATTATGGCGGCGGACAATTTGTGGTGGAAAGCGGCAAGGACAATTACCCGGTGATCGGAGTGACCTGGTACGGGGCGAAGGCGTTCTGCGAATGGGCCGGCGGCCGCCTGCCCACGGAAGCGGAGTGGGAGTACGCGGCGCGCGGCGGTCCGCAGAGCCGCGGTTATACCTACGCGGGCGGCAATACCATCGACGCCGTGGCCTGGTATGATGGCAATTCCGGCGGACACACGCATCCGGTTGGCGGCAAGCGCGCGAATGAGCTGGGTTTGTACGATATGAGCGGCAATGTGTGGGAGTGGTGCGCGGACTGGAAAGGCAATTATTCTTCGTCTTCACAGACCAATCCGACGGGACCGTCTTCGGGCTCCTACCGCGTGCGTCGCGGCGGCGGCTGGAACGACGATGCCAGGTACTGTCGGGTTGCCTATCGCTACGTCAGCGTCCCGGGCGGTAGCCGCAACGTCCTGGGCTTCCGCCCCGTTCAGGACGGAGATTAG
- a CDS encoding carboxypeptidase-like regulatory domain-containing protein — MCVSRAAIDNLFHTDMEGFRYTSNNGVVRVDDEPNKDMVYLSANERVLEILHTGYKPKRIILHEIGIRLKGQQVWQIQITGDRDEDPIPVTILTEPQGAMIRIDGGEATEDIQHLLVPGTHRIAAAQSGYVSKDTVVHVDRNHALVRLTLEERSQYGAVDITVTPADASIVLVHESGQTFRAEGSHAFTQLPTGTFEYQITRSGYEPKSGQITVKAGQRLRGDIEIKERQPTARESYPQWEEPRLQTKKSGWVWWLLGLAAVGGGYYYYSTQLQQDESPTMMQFHISDEVAD, encoded by the coding sequence TTGTGTGTTTCGCGGGCTGCAATAGATAACCTGTTTCATACAGATATGGAAGGCTTTCGCTATACCTCGAACAACGGTGTGGTGCGCGTCGATGACGAACCAAACAAGGATATGGTGTACTTGTCCGCCAACGAACGCGTACTGGAGATTTTGCACACGGGATACAAACCCAAACGTATCATTCTGCATGAAATCGGGATTCGGCTCAAGGGTCAACAGGTCTGGCAGATTCAGATCACCGGCGACCGGGATGAAGACCCGATTCCGGTGACCATTTTGACCGAACCGCAGGGCGCTATGATTCGCATTGACGGCGGTGAGGCCACTGAGGATATTCAGCATTTGCTTGTTCCCGGAACGCACCGGATTGCCGCTGCACAGTCGGGGTATGTCTCCAAAGACACCGTGGTGCACGTGGACCGCAATCATGCTCTGGTGCGTCTCACACTCGAGGAGCGTTCCCAATACGGCGCCGTGGACATTACGGTTACCCCGGCGGATGCGTCTATTGTGCTGGTGCACGAAAGCGGACAGACGTTTCGAGCCGAGGGCAGTCACGCCTTTACGCAATTGCCGACCGGAACGTTTGAGTATCAAATCACCCGCAGCGGTTATGAACCCAAAAGCGGACAAATCACGGTCAAGGCCGGACAACGGCTGCGGGGGGATATCGAGATTAAAGAGCGGCAACCGACTGCGCGCGAATCCTACCCGCAGTGGGAAGAACCACGCTTGCAGACAAAGAAATCCGGCTGGGTGTGGTGGCTTTTGGGACTGGCAGCGGTGGGCGGCGGATATTATTACTATAGCACGCAACTGCAGCAGGACGAATCCCCCACCATGATGCAATTTCATATCTCGGACGAGGTCGCGGATTAA
- a CDS encoding ATP-binding protein has product MIIRPFWIAKIQQALTRRSIVWLSGVRRVGKTTLIKMFKDAHYLNCDLPSVARQFRDTEYYYDHVDKKFIIFDEIHRLEDPSLLLKIAADEYPHLKIIATGSSTLAATQKFRDSLTGRKVDIYLPPVLWQESVSEFQVKDFDHRLLHGGLPEALLDKNIDLSFYSEWMDSFYARDVQEMFNIRNRTGFIKLLQFIFLQSGGLLEYTSLAKHSELTRPTVKSYIDTLTIAHAIFLLRPFYGGGRREIIRRPKCYAFDTGFVAFVRGWNNLRAGDRGGLWEHLVLDTLRSYDRGRGIYYWRDKSNREIDFVLPQSNRIHAIECKINPDHVDINSFSRFRLLYPEGNNYVVSPAVKESYLHSYSNHRIQFINIEQLGKEFKEPHLSL; this is encoded by the coding sequence ATGATCATACGACCGTTTTGGATTGCAAAGATTCAACAGGCATTGACACGGCGCTCTATTGTCTGGTTGTCTGGTGTCAGGCGTGTCGGTAAGACCACACTGATCAAAATGTTTAAAGATGCCCATTATTTGAATTGCGATTTGCCATCCGTTGCAAGACAATTCAGGGATACCGAATATTATTATGATCACGTTGATAAAAAATTCATTATTTTTGATGAAATACATCGTCTGGAAGATCCCAGTCTGTTGTTAAAAATCGCAGCTGACGAGTACCCGCATTTGAAAATAATAGCGACAGGATCTTCCACCCTGGCAGCCACTCAAAAATTCCGTGACAGTTTAACCGGTCGCAAGGTAGATATTTATTTGCCTCCTGTTCTTTGGCAAGAGAGTGTTTCGGAATTTCAGGTCAAAGATTTTGATCATAGGCTTTTGCACGGTGGGCTTCCGGAAGCTTTGTTGGATAAAAACATTGATCTGTCCTTTTATTCAGAGTGGATGGACAGTTTTTATGCCCGTGATGTTCAGGAAATGTTTAATATTCGTAACCGAACCGGATTTATCAAACTTTTACAATTCATTTTTCTGCAAAGCGGTGGATTGTTGGAATATACCAGCCTGGCCAAGCACAGTGAATTGACCCGTCCCACTGTAAAATCTTATATTGATACTCTGACCATTGCGCACGCTATTTTTTTGCTGAGACCCTTTTACGGAGGAGGTCGCCGTGAGATCATAAGACGTCCCAAATGCTATGCTTTTGATACTGGATTTGTTGCATTTGTGAGAGGATGGAACAATCTCAGGGCCGGGGACAGGGGTGGATTATGGGAACATCTTGTCCTGGATACCCTGCGCTCCTATGATAGGGGACGAGGCATTTATTACTGGCGGGATAAATCAAACCGGGAGATCGATTTTGTGTTGCCCCAATCCAACCGAATTCACGCCATTGAATGCAAGATCAATCCCGACCACGTTGATATAAATTCTTTTTCCCGCTTCCGATTGCTTTATCCCGAGGGAAACAATTACGTTGTCAGTCCCGCTGTCAAGGAATCTTATTTGCACAGCTATAGTAATCATCGTATACAATTCATCAACATTGAACAACTGGGAAAAGAATTTAAAGAACCTCATCTTTCACTATAA